Proteins encoded together in one Mycobacterium simiae window:
- a CDS encoding enoyl-CoA hydratase translates to MIGITQAEAVMTIELQRPERRNALNSQLVDELREAVLKASEGSTRAVVLTGQGTVFCAGADLSGDAFAADYPDRLIELHKALDAAPIPIIGAINGPAIGAGLQLAMQCDLRVVAPDAFFQFPTSKYGLALDNWSIRRLSSLVGHGRARAMLLAAEKLTAETALQTGMANRIGTLEDAQAWGTEIAGLAPLAIQHAKRVLNDDGAIEEAWPVHKELFDKAWASQDVIEAQVARVEKRPPRFQGA, encoded by the coding sequence ATGATCGGTATCACCCAGGCAGAAGCCGTTATGACCATCGAGTTGCAGCGCCCGGAGCGTCGCAACGCCCTCAATTCGCAACTGGTCGACGAACTGCGTGAGGCCGTGCTGAAGGCCAGTGAGGGGTCCACCCGAGCGGTCGTTCTCACCGGCCAGGGCACGGTGTTCTGTGCGGGCGCGGACCTGTCCGGCGATGCCTTCGCCGCGGACTACCCGGACCGACTGATCGAGCTGCACAAGGCTCTCGACGCGGCTCCTATCCCGATAATCGGCGCCATCAACGGCCCCGCCATCGGCGCGGGCCTGCAGCTCGCCATGCAGTGCGATCTCCGTGTCGTCGCGCCGGACGCATTTTTTCAGTTCCCAACGTCGAAATACGGTCTTGCCCTTGATAACTGGAGCATCCGGCGGCTGTCATCGCTGGTCGGGCATGGCCGGGCCCGGGCGATGTTGCTGGCCGCCGAGAAGTTGACCGCCGAAACGGCACTGCAGACGGGAATGGCTAACCGGATCGGAACACTGGAAGACGCCCAAGCGTGGGGCACCGAGATCGCTGGGTTGGCGCCGCTGGCTATCCAGCACGCCAAACGGGTACTCAACGACGACGGCGCGATCGAGGAGGCCTGGCCGGTGCACAAGGAACTGTTCGACAAGGCCTGGGCCAGTCAGGACGTGATCGAAGCGCAGGTTGCCCGGGTTGAGAAGCGACCACCGAGGTTTCAGGGGGCCTGA